Proteins found in one Bacillus sp. BGMRC 2118 genomic segment:
- a CDS encoding DUF948 domain-containing protein: MNLLYISVAIIAISFLILAIYISKTLLAVRRSLDQMSTTVADLEKQMRGVTRETTELLSKTNQLAEDIQHKSESLNTVVLAVKEIGDSLQRFSGSIKNVTSTIQHKAEQNGDKLSQAVQWGNVAVELWDKLKQKKNNRIYRSDVE, from the coding sequence ATTAATTTGTTGTATATAAGTGTTGCAATTATTGCTATTTCGTTTCTCATTTTAGCCATTTACATCTCTAAGACGTTGTTAGCTGTTAGAAGAAGTCTGGATCAAATGTCAACAACGGTTGCGGATTTAGAAAAGCAAATGAGAGGTGTGACAAGAGAAACAACTGAATTATTATCAAAGACAAATCAACTAGCAGAGGACATTCAGCATAAGTCTGAATCGTTAAATACAGTTGTACTAGCTGTAAAGGAAATTGGAGACTCACTTCAACGATTTAGTGGTTCCATTAAAAATGTAACGAGCACCATTCAACATAAAGCAGAACAAAATGGTGATAAATTGTCCCAAGCTGTTCAATGGGGTAATGTAGCGGTTGAATTGTGGGACAAGCTCAAACAAAAAAAGAACAACAGAATCTATAGATCTGATGTAGAGTAA
- the ytxJ gene encoding bacillithiol system redox-active protein YtxJ has product MEVFLVKERVSTIEAFEQVVKEKSEFLFVKHSLTCPVSGAAFEEYEKFARESEDVNTYYLYVQEDRPLSNYIAETYSIKHESPQALLFKNGQVVWDASHWKITYKTLMENVKK; this is encoded by the coding sequence ATGGAGGTTTTTTTAGTGAAAGAAAGAGTATCTACGATTGAAGCGTTCGAACAAGTTGTAAAAGAAAAGAGTGAATTTCTATTCGTAAAACATAGCTTAACTTGTCCTGTAAGTGGAGCAGCGTTTGAAGAATACGAAAAATTTGCAAGGGAAAGTGAAGATGTAAATACTTATTATCTATATGTACAAGAAGATCGCCCTTTATCAAATTATATTGCCGAAACATATTCGATCAAGCACGAATCTCCACAGGCATTGTTATTCAAAAATGGTCAAGTTGTGTGGGATGCGTCTCATTGGAAGATTACATATAAAACGTTAATGGAAAACGTAAAGAAGTAG
- a CDS encoding cell division protein FtsA translates to MEEQSFIFALDIGTRSVVGLILQETNHTYEVIDLLSIEHTERSMVDGQIHDVQSVSKVISKVKEQLEEKHGPLTKVCVAAAGRALRTERATVTIDIKNKPYIQKEDILHLELSAVQQAQHLLASKYDDENSHHYYCVGYSVIHYYLDQEEIGNLVDQQGRDASVEIIATFLPKIVVESLISALHRAGLEMDALTLEPIAAINVLVPPSMRRLNVALVDIGAGTSDIAITDSGTVIAYGMVPVAGDEITESISDEFLLDFPLAEKAKRELIRQDSIIIQDILGFETEVTKEAVVRQISDSINKLAHSICQEILKLNKKPPKAVMLVGGGSLTPELTKRIANMLELPENRVAIRGIDAIQHLHLPDHLYQGPELVTPIGIAIAAKQSPVHYLTVYVNERPVRLFDMKQLTVGDCILAAGIKVNKLYGKPGMAIMIKLNDKDYTFPGEFGNAPTLMKNGEPCTLASSVKNGDHLVVEKGSDGETASIRIQDLIDDVPTKTFYINGERYILQASILRNNQLALSTDVICDHDVITYHYPKNLQQYIEDDHADILHDILPFQLKVNGNDIMLQEFGGEIYKNGTGTVLSTTIEDGDQIVIKPKATPTLGEVANVRNTPLFHSITVFFRREKVELTTNKTEYMRNGVTLQETDMIYSEDSLQTIDRKIEPFIFQDIFRFIDITIPTTGVGPFKLLRNGEEVTFHEQLAPGDQLDVVFT, encoded by the coding sequence TTGGAAGAACAATCATTCATATTTGCACTAGACATTGGGACAAGGTCTGTTGTTGGTCTTATCTTACAAGAAACAAATCATACTTATGAGGTTATTGATTTATTATCAATTGAACATACAGAACGTTCCATGGTAGATGGCCAAATACATGATGTACAATCGGTATCTAAGGTCATTTCTAAAGTAAAAGAACAGTTAGAAGAAAAGCACGGTCCCCTTACGAAGGTTTGTGTTGCTGCAGCAGGTCGCGCCTTACGAACTGAACGGGCAACTGTAACAATAGATATTAAAAATAAACCATACATACAAAAGGAAGATATCCTCCATCTTGAATTAAGTGCAGTTCAACAAGCACAGCATCTATTAGCTTCCAAATATGATGATGAAAATAGTCATCATTATTATTGTGTTGGTTATTCAGTGATTCATTACTATCTGGATCAAGAAGAAATCGGGAATCTTGTTGATCAGCAAGGTCGTGATGCATCAGTTGAAATTATTGCTACGTTTTTACCTAAGATCGTTGTTGAGTCTTTAATAAGCGCACTGCATCGTGCTGGTCTAGAAATGGATGCATTAACATTAGAACCAATCGCAGCGATTAATGTGTTAGTTCCGCCATCAATGAGACGACTAAATGTTGCCCTTGTTGATATTGGTGCCGGTACATCAGATATTGCCATTACAGATAGTGGTACAGTGATCGCATACGGTATGGTACCTGTAGCAGGCGACGAAATCACTGAATCTATTAGTGATGAGTTTTTATTGGATTTTCCACTAGCAGAGAAAGCTAAACGAGAGTTAATTAGGCAAGATTCTATTATCATTCAAGACATTCTCGGATTTGAAACCGAAGTTACGAAAGAAGCCGTAGTTAGGCAAATTTCTGATTCAATTAATAAACTCGCACATTCGATATGCCAGGAAATTTTAAAATTAAATAAAAAGCCACCAAAGGCTGTTATGTTAGTTGGCGGTGGGAGTTTAACACCAGAACTGACAAAACGCATTGCCAACATGTTAGAACTTCCGGAAAACAGGGTTGCTATACGAGGTATTGATGCCATTCAACACCTGCACTTACCAGATCATTTATATCAAGGACCTGAGCTTGTAACTCCGATTGGGATTGCAATTGCTGCTAAGCAAAGCCCCGTTCACTACTTAACTGTTTATGTAAATGAACGCCCCGTACGATTATTTGATATGAAACAACTTACTGTTGGAGACTGTATACTGGCTGCTGGAATTAAAGTGAATAAACTATATGGAAAACCAGGTATGGCTATTATGATTAAACTGAATGATAAGGATTATACATTTCCTGGAGAGTTCGGAAACGCGCCCACTCTAATGAAAAATGGTGAGCCATGTACGTTGGCATCTAGTGTAAAAAATGGAGATCACCTTGTTGTCGAAAAGGGATCGGATGGAGAAACGGCGAGTATTCGAATTCAAGACCTCATTGACGATGTTCCTACAAAGACTTTTTATATTAACGGTGAGAGGTATATACTACAAGCTAGTATACTTCGGAATAATCAGTTAGCATTAAGTACAGATGTTATTTGTGATCATGATGTGATTACATATCACTATCCCAAAAACCTTCAACAGTATATTGAAGATGATCATGCAGACATACTTCATGACATTCTCCCCTTTCAACTCAAAGTAAATGGAAATGACATCATGTTACAAGAATTCGGTGGAGAAATTTATAAAAATGGAACGGGTACGGTACTATCTACAACAATTGAAGACGGTGACCAAATTGTTATCAAACCAAAAGCCACACCAACTCTAGGTGAAGTGGCCAACGTTCGAAATACACCTTTATTCCATTCAATCACGGTTTTCTTTAGAAGAGAAAAAGTAGAATTAACGACAAACAAAACAGAATATATGAGAAATGGTGTAACTCTTCAAGAAACGGATATGATTTATAGTGAGGACTCGCTTCAAACAATTGATAGAAAGATAGAACCATTCATTTTCCAGGATATATTCAGGTTTATTGATATTACGATACCAACTACTGGCGTGGGTCCATTTAAACTGTTAAGAAACGGAGAAGAAGTGACCTTCCATGAACAACTCGCCCCTGGTGATCAATTAGATGTGGTATTCACGTAG
- the aroF gene encoding 3-deoxy-7-phosphoheptulonate synthase has product MSNVQLDSLRAQLEDVNLKLLSLLNERAQIVKDIGKVKETSGVNRFDPVRERYMLDRIAELNEGPFETSTLQHIFKEIFKASLELQEDDHRKALLVSRKKKPDNTIVNLKGELIGDGNPHFIFGPCSVESYEQTAKVAEAVKKQGLKLLRGGAFKPRTSPYDFQGLGLEGLKILKQVATEYDLAVISEIVNPADIEMAIDYIDVIQIGARNMQNFELLKAAGSVNKPVLLKRGISATIEEFINAAEYIISKGNGQIILCERGIRTYERATRNTLDISAVPILKKETHLPVMVDVTHSTGRRDLLLPAAKAALAIGADGIMAEVHPDPAVALSDSAQQMNIDEFNHFISELRSTSYVRV; this is encoded by the coding sequence ATGAGTAATGTTCAGTTAGATTCATTAAGAGCCCAGTTAGAGGATGTAAATTTAAAGCTATTATCTCTATTAAATGAAAGAGCACAAATCGTAAAAGATATAGGAAAAGTAAAAGAAACGTCTGGTGTTAATCGATTTGACCCAGTACGTGAAAGATATATGCTAGATCGAATTGCCGAGTTAAACGAAGGTCCTTTTGAAACGTCAACATTGCAGCATATATTCAAGGAAATCTTCAAAGCAAGCTTAGAGCTTCAAGAGGATGATCATAGAAAAGCATTACTCGTCTCGAGAAAGAAAAAGCCTGACAATACAATTGTAAATTTAAAAGGGGAATTAATTGGAGATGGAAATCCTCATTTCATTTTTGGTCCATGTTCTGTAGAGAGCTATGAACAAACAGCGAAGGTTGCTGAAGCTGTGAAAAAACAAGGATTAAAATTACTACGTGGTGGGGCATTTAAACCAAGAACTTCTCCATATGACTTCCAAGGGCTTGGTCTTGAAGGATTAAAAATATTGAAGCAGGTAGCTACAGAGTATGATTTAGCAGTAATCAGTGAGATTGTGAATCCGGCAGATATTGAGATGGCAATTGATTACATTGATGTCATTCAGATTGGTGCACGTAACATGCAAAATTTTGAATTATTGAAGGCAGCAGGCTCTGTTAATAAACCTGTTTTATTAAAGAGAGGGATTTCTGCTACTATTGAAGAATTTATTAATGCAGCAGAATATATTATCTCAAAGGGTAATGGACAAATTATCTTATGTGAGCGTGGAATTCGTACGTACGAAAGAGCAACAAGGAATACATTAGATATCTCGGCTGTTCCAATCCTGAAAAAAGAAACACACCTTCCAGTTATGGTAGACGTGACTCACTCTACTGGAAGAAGAGACCTACTACTTCCAGCTGCAAAAGCAGCACTTGCAATCGGTGCAGACGGAATTATGGCTGAAGTACATCCAGACCCGGCAGTTGCTTTATCAGACTCAGCTCAACAAATGAACATTGATGAATTCAATCATTTTATTTCTGAGTTACGCAGCACATCATATGTAAGAGTATAG
- the ccpA gene encoding catabolite control protein A — protein MNVTIYDVAREANVSMATVSRVVNGNPNVKPTTRKKVLETIERLGYRPNAVARGLASKKTTTVGVIIPDISSIFFAELARGIEDIATMYKYNIILSNSDQNKDKELHLLNTMLGKQVDGIVFMGGNITEEHVEEFKKSPVPIVLAATLEESNQTPSVNIDYKQAAFDAVKGLLDAGHTDVAFVSGPLHDLINKNEKLAGYREAIESAGLQYKEEYVIEGDYSYDSAIEAYEKLSELPKQPSAVFVATDEMALGIIHGAQDAGKSIPADLEVIGFDNTRLATMVRPQLTTVVQPMYDIGAVSMRLLTKYMNKEQVEEHNVVLPHRIEYRKSTKH, from the coding sequence ATGAACGTAACAATTTACGATGTTGCAAGAGAAGCTAATGTGTCCATGGCAACCGTTTCCCGTGTTGTAAACGGGAACCCAAATGTAAAACCAACCACTAGAAAGAAAGTGTTAGAAACAATCGAGCGTCTAGGCTATCGACCTAATGCAGTCGCAAGAGGTCTAGCTAGCAAGAAGACAACTACAGTGGGGGTTATTATTCCTGATATCTCCAGCATCTTCTTTGCCGAGCTGGCTCGTGGTATTGAAGATATTGCGACCATGTACAAGTACAATATTATCTTAAGTAACTCTGACCAAAATAAAGACAAAGAGCTTCACTTATTAAATACGATGCTTGGAAAACAAGTAGATGGTATCGTCTTCATGGGAGGTAACATTACGGAAGAGCATGTTGAGGAATTTAAGAAATCCCCTGTTCCAATTGTACTCGCAGCTACTTTGGAAGAAAGCAATCAAACACCATCTGTGAACATTGATTACAAACAAGCTGCATTTGATGCAGTAAAGGGCTTGCTGGATGCTGGCCATACAGATGTTGCCTTTGTTTCTGGGCCACTTCATGACTTAATTAATAAAAATGAGAAATTAGCGGGATATCGTGAAGCAATAGAAAGTGCAGGCTTACAGTATAAAGAAGAATATGTAATTGAAGGTGACTATTCGTATGACTCAGCTATTGAAGCCTACGAAAAGCTCTCGGAACTTCCAAAACAACCATCTGCTGTATTCGTAGCAACAGATGAAATGGCGCTTGGTATCATCCATGGTGCACAAGATGCCGGCAAGTCCATACCAGCGGACTTAGAGGTAATCGGCTTTGATAACACACGTTTAGCAACAATGGTTCGACCTCAGCTGACAACTGTCGTTCAACCAATGTACGACATTGGTGCAGTTTCAATGAGACTATTAACAAAATACATGAACAAAGAACAGGTAGAAGAGCATAATGTCGTACTACCACACCGTATTGAATATCGTAAATCAACGAAACACTAG
- a CDS encoding PLP-dependent aminotransferase family protein translates to MLVEISWRPDKTLATPIYIQIKQYIQKKIEQGEWPVGTIIPSQRKLAELFCVNRSTVVLAFDELIADGLLEAKSGKGTKVKNNVWSLLTSNQPTDWSNFVTTGSYRPNLPTIQEIHKIEPLPHFIRLGTGEPSPELYPQEMMSEILQRITGKIQSLGYEEEKGLLSLREQISLYLQSIGINASPSSILIVSGALQAFQLISLGLLKRGSSIFLERPSYLRSLHVFQSAGIGLHSVPLDSEGVDTQYIKQQKKKLDGSLLYTNPTFHNPTGYVMALNRRQTLLQVCEDVQLPIVEDDVYRELWLDTPPPVPIKSLDKNGSVLYIGSFSKSLSPGLRIGWVVGPEPVINRLADIKMQTDYGASSLSQWTVAEFLSSGYYNVHLDQMRHSLRIRRDLALKVLEEKFNGIAEWQKPAGGFYIWLRLPETISLRVLFDTALKEGILLNPGNLYDPHSHQHLRLSYAYASIEQLESGLTKLAGIIRMLLKK, encoded by the coding sequence ATGTTAGTTGAAATTAGCTGGAGACCTGATAAAACATTAGCAACACCGATTTATATACAAATTAAACAATATATACAGAAGAAGATTGAACAGGGAGAGTGGCCAGTTGGGACCATCATTCCTTCTCAACGAAAACTTGCTGAACTATTTTGTGTGAACAGAAGTACTGTTGTACTTGCCTTCGATGAGCTAATTGCAGATGGACTATTAGAAGCAAAAAGCGGAAAAGGAACAAAGGTAAAAAACAATGTATGGTCTCTCCTTACATCTAATCAGCCGACTGATTGGAGCAACTTTGTAACCACGGGAAGTTATCGCCCGAATCTACCAACCATTCAAGAGATTCATAAAATAGAGCCCCTCCCCCATTTCATACGATTAGGAACAGGTGAACCTTCACCCGAGTTATACCCGCAGGAGATGATGTCTGAAATTCTACAACGCATAACTGGTAAAATACAATCCCTTGGATATGAAGAAGAGAAAGGATTACTATCTTTAAGAGAACAAATAAGTCTATATTTACAATCTATTGGTATCAACGCCTCACCTAGTAGTATTTTAATAGTTTCTGGGGCATTACAAGCCTTTCAACTCATTTCGTTAGGATTGTTAAAAAGAGGTTCCTCTATTTTCTTAGAACGACCATCCTATTTACGTTCTCTTCATGTATTCCAGTCTGCCGGTATAGGACTGCACAGTGTTCCTCTTGATTCAGAAGGGGTTGACACACAGTACATTAAACAACAGAAGAAAAAGCTAGATGGTTCACTGCTGTACACGAATCCGACTTTTCATAACCCAACTGGCTATGTGATGGCGTTGAATAGACGTCAAACATTATTGCAAGTTTGTGAAGACGTTCAGTTACCGATTGTTGAAGATGACGTCTACCGAGAACTTTGGTTAGATACACCTCCTCCTGTACCTATCAAGTCATTGGATAAAAATGGGTCTGTTCTGTATATAGGCAGTTTTTCTAAATCATTGAGTCCTGGTTTACGTATTGGATGGGTAGTTGGACCTGAGCCAGTTATAAACCGTTTAGCTGATATCAAAATGCAAACTGATTATGGTGCAAGTTCTTTATCTCAATGGACAGTAGCCGAATTTTTATCTAGTGGCTATTACAATGTACACCTGGATCAAATGCGTCACTCCCTGCGAATCAGGAGGGATCTCGCACTAAAAGTGTTAGAAGAGAAGTTTAACGGAATTGCAGAATGGCAAAAGCCTGCCGGAGGTTTTTATATTTGGTTGCGTCTTCCTGAAACCATTTCATTAAGAGTCTTATTTGACACTGCCTTAAAAGAAGGCATTCTGTTAAATCCCGGAAATCTATATGACCCACATTCACATCAACATTTACGGTTGTCTTATGCCTACGCTTCTATAGAACAGTTAGAAAGTGGTTTAACGAAGCTTGCGGGGATTATTAGGATGTTACTAAAGAAGTAA
- a CDS encoding GNAT family N-acetyltransferase translates to MKFNVKHPTLADAKAVTELVALCDIAEIGEPDITLSDVLDMWSAIQIETDAWIVLSNINELIGYGFVEVTGANRMDTCIFVHPQYKNQGIGSLLLKLVEERANILATGTKGEQKLMNQLSFTNTAARMLVEANGYQFSRLYERMKIELKGLPAQPDLPEGFILQTFQPDHDEESLFSIYDETFRDTWGYTKKESSTWMSQKKGDSYDPKLWFIIWKESEPVGFLMSRLQEDGLFIDLLGVKRKYRKLGMGKALLLHTFRIAFQHKQNTILLYVDSDSLTNANRLYQQVGMRPHSQTAVYMKKLST, encoded by the coding sequence ATGAAATTTAACGTAAAACATCCTACATTAGCAGATGCAAAAGCAGTTACTGAATTAGTGGCATTATGCGATATCGCAGAAATCGGAGAACCTGACATTACACTGTCAGATGTACTGGATATGTGGAGTGCCATTCAAATTGAAACAGATGCATGGATTGTGTTATCGAATATTAATGAACTGATAGGATACGGCTTTGTTGAAGTGACAGGAGCGAACAGAATGGATACTTGTATATTTGTCCATCCTCAATATAAAAATCAGGGGATCGGTTCCCTCTTGCTAAAATTAGTTGAAGAAAGAGCGAATATATTAGCGACAGGTACAAAAGGTGAACAAAAGTTAATGAATCAACTTTCCTTTACTAATACAGCAGCAAGGATGCTTGTTGAAGCGAATGGATATCAATTTAGCAGGCTATACGAACGGATGAAAATTGAGTTAAAGGGTCTTCCGGCTCAGCCCGATTTACCTGAGGGATTCATATTACAAACTTTTCAACCTGATCATGATGAAGAAAGTTTATTTTCAATATATGATGAAACTTTTCGAGATACATGGGGATATACAAAAAAGGAATCCTCTACTTGGATGTCACAAAAGAAAGGAGACAGTTACGATCCCAAGCTTTGGTTTATTATTTGGAAGGAGTCAGAACCAGTAGGATTTTTGATGAGTAGATTACAAGAAGATGGATTATTCATAGATTTATTAGGTGTAAAGCGTAAATATAGGAAGCTTGGAATGGGGAAGGCTTTACTGCTTCATACCTTTAGAATTGCTTTTCAACACAAGCAAAATACCATTCTATTGTATGTTGACAGTGACAGTCTAACAAATGCAAATCGCCTCTATCAGCAAGTAGGTATGAGACCACACTCTCAAACAGCAGTTTATATGAAGAAACTTTCTACTTAA
- a CDS encoding 3' terminal RNA ribose 2'-O-methyltransferase Hen1: protein MQLSIKATGENVNVLSYLLAKNPNNIYERSINGHLVRMFFSKFSEEEVDVTFFITPDPIELSRNSSEKYDITSYINDREFVVSSIFCTFLRTALGTALNGKPKEEYNSWVDHPFSLEYSFGPVASGLSDQAILELFEPLGYGVEITYGEADYRMNLKSKSTARFITIKGMTTLQRGLQQLFVLIPVLDNYKHYYIDEKEVEKIERYGEGWLDHHPQREYILRQALRFKDVYSLVEKKIEKTNHDHEAERKVRLNDLRYEKIIQHITLLPSRESIVDFGSGEGKLSVKLGYVNGVREVFAVEPSESASLKALRRFEKERLDEKFIVPKQMFGSLFYYDERLRNKDVMILCEVIEHIDEYRLPNIMKTILQGYRPKALVITTPNQEYNQVYDMGEGYRHPDHRFEWTRDQFSLWCKKQNVTNEYEMTFDGIGEKHEIFGYPTQLCLFTRKEK from the coding sequence ATGCAGTTATCAATCAAAGCAACAGGAGAAAATGTTAACGTACTATCCTACCTGTTGGCAAAAAATCCTAATAATATATATGAAAGAAGTATAAATGGTCACTTAGTTAGAATGTTCTTTAGTAAGTTCTCTGAAGAAGAAGTGGATGTCACATTTTTTATTACACCAGATCCAATTGAGCTTTCTAGAAATAGTTCTGAGAAATACGATATTACTTCCTATATTAATGACCGGGAATTTGTCGTAAGCAGTATCTTTTGTACATTTTTAAGAACAGCTCTTGGTACAGCGTTAAATGGAAAGCCAAAAGAAGAGTATAACTCCTGGGTAGATCATCCTTTTTCGTTGGAGTATAGTTTTGGGCCAGTTGCCTCTGGGTTGTCTGATCAAGCAATACTAGAACTATTTGAGCCGCTAGGGTATGGGGTTGAAATTACATACGGTGAAGCCGATTATCGTATGAATCTTAAATCAAAAAGTACAGCACGATTCATTACAATAAAGGGAATGACAACACTCCAAAGGGGTCTTCAGCAGTTGTTTGTGTTGATTCCAGTTTTAGATAACTACAAGCATTATTATATAGATGAAAAAGAAGTAGAAAAGATTGAACGGTATGGAGAGGGTTGGCTGGATCACCATCCACAAAGAGAGTATATCTTACGTCAAGCACTAAGATTTAAGGATGTTTATAGCTTGGTAGAAAAGAAAATAGAGAAAACTAATCACGATCATGAAGCAGAACGAAAAGTAAGATTGAATGATCTTCGATATGAAAAGATCATACAACATATTACTCTACTACCATCAAGAGAGAGTATTGTGGATTTCGGTTCAGGAGAAGGGAAGCTTTCTGTCAAATTAGGTTATGTAAATGGTGTGAGAGAGGTTTTTGCTGTAGAGCCGTCAGAGTCGGCTTCGTTAAAAGCTCTTAGACGCTTTGAGAAGGAAAGGCTTGATGAAAAGTTCATAGTGCCTAAGCAAATGTTCGGTTCACTTTTTTACTATGATGAACGATTAAGGAATAAAGATGTGATGATTTTATGTGAAGTTATTGAACATATTGATGAGTATCGTTTACCTAACATCATGAAAACCATTTTACAAGGTTATCGTCCGAAGGCATTAGTTATCACCACTCCAAATCAGGAGTACAACCAAGTGTATGATATGGGTGAAGGATACAGACATCCTGATCATCGATTTGAGTGGACGAGGGATCAATTTTCTTTATGGTGTAAAAAACAGAATGTAACAAATGAATATGAGATGACATTTGACGGTATAGGGGAGAAACATGAAATCTTTGGTTATCCTACCCAGCTATGTCTGTTTACAAGAAAGGAGAAGTGA